In the Arachis stenosperma cultivar V10309 chromosome 8, arast.V10309.gnm1.PFL2, whole genome shotgun sequence genome, GTTAGGCAACATGCCTCTTGGAGTTCAACACTTGAATTTCTGTGAAAATAtagaatttgaaatttaaacCAGGAGAGGTAAATGAGGATACCTCTAGTTCTGGTATGACTTGAAATTTGATAATTTTGAAATAAACATTGCTTTGTTGGAAATCCAGTGAGTTAGTGAGTTTGTTTTATGTAGTGACTTTGAGATTTGTTTTCTGATGTCTTTGGTAAGACTTTGTTTTGATGctctttattttttctctaCTCATGCTTGGGTGTTCTAGGAGCGTACAACTATGGagaaaaatattagtttttaagttGGACTTGGTTTATGGATTGTGTTATCTCATGAAGAAACAGACACCAACTTTGTGATTACCCATTAGACTTGATTTTTGGATTGTGTTATCTTTAACTCTTTTGTTTGTTTAAGTTGagaaaatattttgtaatagtgactagtttattatttatttttgcattattaattatgtttaaaATTGATACTTAATTGTTATTAATGTGTTTGTGAATTTTAGATATAGCATTAACTATTATCTTGTGTATTTTGGCGCAGATATAGAATATGCACACAAACTATTTACTTGTTTTCCTCGGTGAAAGGAGAAGGAACTTAACTTTTTTTTCATGGATTTTTAATAAATGGTTGTGTGATTCTTCCTCTTTTAGAGTTTCAATTCAATTGTTCTATTTTACTTCAACATTAGCGTATGTTGAATAGTACTATTGATGGTgtgattattattttatcaaaagaTTGAttagttgtttttcttttgtttgggATGATTAAGCATTAGCTTTAATTGTGTTAGCTTCTACCAAGTAGTTAAGTGTTGATATCTTTTTGGctgttatttctttttttttttttgagttaaatTTTGTTATTCAATGGACTAGGGTTGACAATGAATTCTTTATGGACAATATATACACCATTTAGCTAAACTATAGAATTTTGATCAATGTGTCTCTCTCAAGCTGCTTGtcttttttattgattaatatTGTACTTATTTGTTGTGTGATGTTGGCAATGTTATGTGTAcattcttttctatttttttttgtaatttaagtattgttttattttttctgGAAATTTCTACAATTTGATAATAATGTAGAAATTACAGCAAAATggcaaattaattaattagttaaaaaagaaGGCAAGAAGCTGTGAACTAGAGTTGACAGGAACAAGGGAAAATTGAAAAAGAGGGAATAGGAAAAGGTGACTAACCACAGCGACTCGGCTACGAGACCGGCGAGAAGACAGCGACGGCGAGGCCAAGAAGCAAGAAGACGATGACGTCTGAACCAGGGGCGAGTTGCTGgctgcttctgcttctgcttgACTGAGCCGGCAATAACGAGGCCAAGAAGGTGGCGACACACGAACCACGACGAGACCCGGCGACGGAATGATTGAGCCGAGTTGCTGGCTGCTTCGCGTGGGTATTGGCTTGTGGGTGGTGCGAGTGAAGACGAGAGTGTTTTAGAGGCTAAGAGGGATGTTGAGTGTGAGAGGGACGAGTGAGGAGTAAAATTAGGGTTTGGAGTTTTGGCATTAAACGACGTCGTTTATCCCCGGCTGGAACAACCCATCTTTAGACGGGAAAACTAGTTTTATTCTCGATGCCTCGCAATGTTCTGAAAatcggaccggaccggccgATTCAACCGGATTAATTGGGAACCGATCATCTAGTTGGTCCGGTCCATCTCCAAAATTGTCCTAAAAAAATGGTGAAAAATCGGTCAAATCGATAGTTAACTGTTGAACCGACTGAATCAGTTGGGTTTTTGCAAGGACCGATTTTTCAAAATCCACCAAACGGCGTCATTTTGACACTGacggaaaaaaagaaaagaaaaattgaagcTGATCTGAAAACCGGATCAGACCGGCCTGTTCGATTAGTCTAACTGTGAATCGGCAGCAATCACGGTCCGATTTGCCCCCTAAAACTGTTTCTCTAAAAATCGGAGGAGAACCGTCGAACCAGTCCGTTTCCAGCCGGTTGAACCGGACAGGGAACCGATCTGTTTAAAagaaacggcgtcgtttttgCCAAATTTGCTTACTTTCGCTCTTGGTTCTGCAGCTCCgtttctttctccctttctcCCTCCCTTTCTTTCATTCACATAAGCTCAGCCAAAAAACCCTAGCACTGTAAGCCTACACCAACGCCGCCGCAAGGAGTGGCATACTGCCGCCGTCCGTCCGTCCGTCCGTCTATCTAGCTTCCCTCGTGCTCCAAGTCTTCAACCCCCGTTCGCTGTCACCGATCGCAGCTGCTTCCTCGAGCTCGGCGTCCGTCGTCTTCGTTCGCGTTCTTCGTCGTTCAAGTTTGCTCGGCGTTCACCGTTCGCGTTCACTCGCCGTTCACCGTTCGGGTTCGCATTCGTCTGGAAGCCATGTTGCCCTGCTTCAAACTCTGCAACCAACCCGCGCGCTCCACCTAGCCGTCGAACTGCTCTCTTTTGTTGCCGCCGTGAGTTCCCTAAACCCACCACCAGACAATACGCTCACACAACACCAATAATCTGCTTCAAACTCTGCAACTTCTTATTTCTATTACAATAAGTAACTATTTCATAACTTTTAACTTAGTAAGTTGATTGCACGTGAAATTAGAATAATCGGATCTTAGTAATTAGGAAATTTTAGCTGCACAAATAGCACCTTTGTAGAAAACATATTAGCATGATGATTCCACTTGCATTAGTGTTCTTCTGGTAAATTTTAACTGTTAGTGTGAACTTATTAATTTGCTAATTGTTCTGGTGTTGTTATTCTGTTGttcttctgttatttttatttatttatttttgttgtgatTTTCTGTTCTTGAACTTGTTAAGTTGATAATTTGCTAAATTGTTGGGCTGCTGTTGTTTTAATTTGCTAAATTGTTAGGTTTCTGTGATTTAATTTGTTGGATTTTCTATTTAGgtcttgttcttgtttatttgctAAATTGTTTAGAAACCTAAAATATAAATACGTCCAGCCAAATAAGTAAAGAAAATTGTGTTATGAGGACTGAGGAATAAATATGAATGCATAAGTTCGAAGCCAATATGAAAACCATCAACAAGAATACATGGGGAAAGAATGCCAAATATTAGACGAACCTCCATATCAAGCCTAGGATATGTATAGGTGAACCAATCACAAAAAATCCAAACCAAACCAATCACAAATACCCCTGGTTCCTGCCATCTGCTCCAATCTGCTATTTCCGCTGTCTCTCTAAGCTGTTTTCGCTTAGTCTTCTACATCTCCACACTTCAATTTCAGATCCCCAACAACTGCCGCAAAATGACTCGCCAAGGAGCTTATAAAGAAAGCGATGACATGCTCATTGATGAACCAAAACTGCCTCAGCAAGGCCAAATCGCGGCCCTTCCTAATGAGTTCAACCCCAGTTATCTGAAAATATATTACAGTAACTTAATTTCTCTTCCTATTTCATTATTCCTAAAATttcataataattatataattatgcttattcattgatattttggacctCAGGTAAGCTGTTTCCTCATGCTGATTTATATAGATGGATGTCATACGGCAACGGTAAGCTTAAATTCCATTCTACCAGTCTACTGTCAtaatcttttcttttaatcttttttatatttttgtttttgtatttgtaGATGGGAAGCATCCTGCTTGTGATTCATCTTACTTGGGACGAAGGGAATTCTCGTACACCCTAGATAACGATATATTTGTGCGCTACAATACCTTCAATAGTGCCACCGAACTTGAAAACTCCATCAAAGACAAGTGCCCGTTAAAGATAGATATTGGACCCATCTACAACCTCAACGTAAGATATGAAAGCTTGTTTCTTTTAATTCTCTCTTAATCCTGAAGGATATTGATGCATATATTTTTGAATTCACTAAATAGTCTGTGTTAAGATTCATGGTTATTCAGTGGAAATAATAGAGTAACTACTAACTAGACAAAAGAGAGAAAGATGATATTACTGATTGTGTGAATTGTTGGGTGTTGTGACCAGAGAAATAAGCAACATATAGGGGAGTAATAAATATAGCACACCAACTCATAAATACCCCACCTAAAATCTGTAATGTAGGATACTTTTGGAAGAATTCTGATGTCTATTTTAAATGTATTACAGCCTGCACATAGGAATGCTTATGCTGGAGATAATGTTCTCACTCCGGTTGAGAGGGAGCTGATTTTTGATATAGTAAGAAGCTCTTCAAATTAAAATGTACTTGTGAGTTTTTCTACTTCTTTGTGGGATTCTTAACATTTGTTGGTTAATTATCATGTGTAGGATATGTCAGATTATGATGATGTTAGATACTGCTGCTCAGGTGCTGATGTTTGTCTCAATTGCTGGCCATTAATGACTGTAGCTGTCAAAGTAATAGATACTTCCTTAAGAGGTAATTTTGTGCATTTTATACATACTGTGAAAGACTGAAAGCTAGCATAGAATTTGTGATTTATACATTGTTTGAAATGAAAGTGCGAGACTAAAGTTGTCTCTTTGGCCTTTACTAACATTTACTTGTGTATACTACTATTGTATATCCCTCTATTGTCTATGCACCATTCTTTGTGCTGTCAGATAGGGGTGTTCAAGACCCAGCTCGACCTGAAACCCGGTCCAGACCCGAGGCATATTTTGTTGGGTTTGCTTTTTTTTAACCAGTGCTATATTAGGGCCGGTTCCAGGTCTAACTAAACTCGGCCTGGCCTGACCGATGTGCACCCCTACTGTCAGATAGTTATTTGGAAGTAATGTCTTCTGATGCACTCAAGCTTAATTATTGTGTTGATTTATTCTTTCAGATGACTTTGGGTTTAGACATATTCTCTGGGTATATAGTGGTCGGCGTGGTGTACATTGTTGGGTCTGTGATAGAAAGGCAAGACGGTGAGGCCATGAGACACTATATAGTTAAAACTTGTTTTTGGTTTGGTTTGGCTACTAAGGGCCATAAACATATTTTCAAATGTTACCATTACACTTACAGGTTGACTAATGAGCAGAGAGCAGCAGTTGCGGACTATTTTCGTGTCTACAAGGTATGATAGTTTTGTACTAATAATCTAGTTTACGAGTCATGTATTAAGTATATCTTTGATTTATATTCTTTCCAGGGAAATGAAAATAACTATAAGAAGGTTTCCTTGATGGGTCAAGTTCTGCATCCCTTTCTGGCGTAAGTTCGATAGTGAATAACTGACCTTCCTAGCTAAATCCATAATTCAATGTCCTGAATAACATTTCATATCTGTAGGAGATCATATACTGAAGTTCTCAAGGAATATTTTGAGACAAAACTGCTTACAAGTCAAAATTTACTTTCTAGCGAGGAGAGATATGAAAAGATCCTAGAGATGATTCCTGATCAATGTATTTTTCTCCTATCACTGTATGATGATGCTTGTGGATTTCCTGCTATCATCTGGCATATAATGAGTAAATTGTATTTGCAGCTATTGCTTCTGAACTTCGAGGAAAGTGGCAAGAAAGTAGGCGGTCTTCTAGTGCAAAAGAAGACATTAATATTGTTCGATGGGAGCAGCTTAAACAGTTGCTGCAAAAACATAAGGTATGGAAGTCTCATTTGTATTGAGGCATGCTGTTTTTTTGGGAGCAATTGGTTAATGGCATCAAATATGTGCAGCTATGACTTTCTTGAGTAATTAGATGCTTCATTGTACAAACTAGATACTAACTgatatttttattgttgttattgttttcCTTTGCGTTTCCATAGGCACAAGGGGTGCGTAGGTGTGTTGAAGAGATTGTGTTCACCTATACATATCCTAGGCTTGATATGGAGGTTCGTCTAATATTTGGCATTCTTTCCCCATGTATTCTTGTTGATGGTTTTCATATTGGCTTCGAACTTGTGCATTCATATTTATTCCTCAGTCCTCATAACACAATTTTCTTTACTTATTTGGCTGGACGTATTTATATTTTAGGTTTCTAAACATATGAACCATTTGCTCAAAGCACCCTTCTGTGTGCACCCAAAAACAGGTATGTTTTCCATATCAACTTTTTCTTGATAGCAAGTTGTTGATTTAAGTGTCTATTGACTCTTAAgtcatatttttgtttttaatttgtaattgctataagaataataaaagagaaaatttatCCTCCTTTGTTTCGGGTTAGATAGTGCATCGTCCCTATGAAAATAGGGATAAGTGTGTTAGTTAGTTAGGGCTTATAACATGCCATGGCTATTTCTTCCTTGTAGGCCGTGTTTGTGTCCCCATCAACCCAAATAATTGTGAAGAATTTGATCCCACGACGGTGCCAACCCTTATCCAGGTACAACTACAATGACTATCTTCTTACTTAACTAAAATATGCACACTATAATGGTTATCTTCATCCTTCTGGAAAGGAGGGTTGGATTTATTTTGCCAACTATTTGCCAAACTTGAAATATGAGGAGTATTCTATAAATAGTTGAATACTTGGGAATTGCTGCACTTTAATGTTGTCTCTTCTGGTCCCACCCTTTACTAATGCAATTTACCATGTGGAAGTGGTTGAACTGAAAAAAATGCTTGAACTTATTCACATTACTGATTACTCCATTTGGATGATGTATGTTTAATAtttgtgaaaattttaaaattgcaGCTTTTGGAAGAGCTGAATAGGGAGGGCTTGAGGTCTGATGTTGAAGGAGGTTTGTTTGATACTCTGACAATACTTAGGTTTCTTTCTGGTAGAATTTTTGCATGTCATGGCAATAATTAGTTTTCCATGCATATAATTATTGTTCTATTTTTACATCTTGTTCAAGAATCAAGATTTTCCCAACTAATGGCTTTCGTCACCTTGACTTATGGCAGAATGGAATAAAACTTCACTTGCAAATGCCATCAAGCTCTTTAGGTCATCCTTCCTTCAGCCATTACTGAAAATTTGCAAGGTTTGAATCAGTTCTTCATTCTCTATTAAGTATTACCTATTTCTAGCTTGACAACAATGTGGCACGTTTTAAAATGCTTTTGGAATGTCTGCAAAAATGAGAGAGGAAACGCAAGTTGCATTTTGTTTCTTGTGCATTGCTAACTGTGAAATAATATTCAGGAGGAAATGGAAAGCTCCTATAATGCGAAACTACAGCAGTCGAAGAATCTCCTTAGTTGGTAGTCTCACTTCCATGATTGGCCATGTTCCTTTTGGAAGCCCATTTGAATTTAAATGGGGGTCAAGTCATTCTTGAGAACATGTAAGCTATAACACAAGCATTGATAAATTATGTATAGTCGTTGAATTtcgatattattattttaggcTTCATCGGATAGGAGTTAGTATGGGATTGTATTTGGATGCTTCATCATAAGGACGTATGAAAGGGAAGGGAGATTCTGGGTTTCAGGTCTATGTAATGTAATGCATAACTCAATTACAAGTTATAACATAGATGCGTGCATGAGATACTAGTTCCATTTACAAGTTATAACTTATAACACATGCTTACATGAACTACTAGTTTCTTTTTCACCATAGTATATGACCTGTAAATGGGTCCTAGACATGCTTTACTATCATCTTAAACTCGAATGAATGATTTATGATGTAGGATTTTGGAAGAATGCGCCATATGCTATATGGATTAAAGACCACACTAATTGCAACAGAAAATAgctgttaaaaaatttataaacattttagatattaaaaattgggatttttttatttaaattaggaAAAACAACTATTTGTATCCATGAATTTTACGAACGCTGACAAAAGTACCCATTAAAGAAAGAAACTAACGTATCCATCAAAGATGGATTCCGTATAATAAAAGTACCCAAATTCTGAATTTAtgttgactttttaataaaatttcaaagtTACCTTCATCCTTTATCTTCAACCCCTCCTCTCTTCTTTTCCAAATCTCAAAACACCTTCATTACCATTACCTTAACTACCTTCTATTCTCTACTACTCTACTAACCACTACTGTCGCCATTTTTTCACGTTGACAATGACAAAGACAACAACAAGGCAACCAGGCAATCCATCTGTTCCCACGCAACGCTAGATGGAGAAGCTCCGGAAGTGAGACTGAACTGAGATCCAGCGCGCAAGGTCTTGTGGTGCGATTCAACTCCTCCTAGGTCCACTTCAAGCTCATGGACTCCATGGAAAAAGGTACTATATTTACAACAGTACAAATtacaaatttattatataattaacgAAGTTGAACTTTCTTATTCTCCCAAATCACCACCATCATGTGCAAGATTCCTGTGTTACTCACATGCGACCCCACCAAAGCAATCTTGCCAAAGTTTCAATTTTTAGCATCCAAAGGTGCTTCTCCTTCTGACATTGTATTGAAAGTGATGGAGAAAGGGTGGTGATGGTAATGGCGGTAATAGAGTGTTGATAGGATTTGAGATTGAAAAAGTGATGATGAGAAGTAAAATTAAATGTTAGAGTGAAGTTGTTGTTTATGGCTGTGACAGTGGAGAAGGAGGAAGATGAGGCTGACGGTTGGTGACGGTGGCGGTGATGATGGTGTTGGTGAAGGAGGTGGTAAAATTGATGAAGAGAATAAAGAGAGGGTTGAAATTTGCTGAAAGGGGTATTGAGATTAGGGTTAGAAAAATagtaattttggatttttagGTATTGAGATTAGGGTTTTTAGGCAATGAAAGTGTTTGAGGtttgagaaagaagagaggagggGTTGAAGATAATGGTGAGGGATAATTctgtaattttattaaaaagtcaatATAAATTTAGGATTTGGGCACTTTTGTCATACGGAATCCATCTTTGATGGATATAACATTAGTTTCCTTCTTTAATGGGTACTTTTGTCAACATTCGTAAAgttcatgggtacaaatggttgtttttcctttaaattaaatataatatttacgaaaataaataaatgttgAAGTAATTACAAAAGTACATTCTCAGTCACATTTCGGATAGAGGGTCTTTATTGAAAATGACCACATCTTAGATGCACAGACCCTATTTTGTGATAGAGTTTTTACGGGTCATATATCTCAGATacaactgtacttgcaacgctaTTTTCACTATAAATTCTTAATCGGCAAATTTCCACCCGTCAGGGTCGGTGCATTCGAGATATGCGCGATTGCGTATATAAGTCACAGCATCCGGGAAGAACGTGGATTAtaaccatttttttttcatatttgtGAGCTTTTGGACGTGGGAGATCGAGTTCCTTGACAACATATGACCCCCCGACAATATTTTCGCGAAGGAGACATCAATAGATTGAATAATATTTAGCACGTAGCTGGAGCATTGGACTTTGAGGTTGGTagtttaacatttttttattgttagtAATAAGGCAAGCAATGCATTCGTGAATTGTACCTGGGAGACACTCCTGCAAAGCTTGTAAGAGCACAGGAATCCTGTTATACGACTCTTCCCAGTTGCCATAGATCTTGCCAATTGCTTTCTGCTTTGCCATCCACACCTTTCGATACGAGGGCTTGAAATGGTAACTCTGATGGACAACACTTTGCAACACTAGGATAGACACCGATGGGTCAGTCTTTATCATAGGTAACATGACCTTGCAAATCAAACCACTATTCAGCTGAGCATGCCCTGAGACATGGTAGGTGCCAGACAGGTATGTGATCCACCGAACCGACGTACCTCCCTGCAAATTTTGCTCGGATGTCAACATCATGCATAACAAAAAAACTAACGTATAGAGTCTAATGCATCCAAAATATAACGTAAAATATACGAGTAATTCAAGTTCTGTCGTAATGCCACACGAAGACTCCATGGACAACCATTGATAAATTGCTTGCATCAACAGTGATATTTAAGCCTATCTGACTCCAGAACTCTGTACCTCGCATTCCGTCGAATACTATAGTTCTTCACCGCCATTAGAATTGCTTCTCGGTTCCTGAACCGATGCCCAACTTGGAATTCCA is a window encoding:
- the LOC130946402 gene encoding uncharacterized protein LOC130946402, which gives rise to MTRQGAYKESDDMLIDEPKLPQQGQIAALPNEFNPSYLKIYYSKLFPHADLYRWMSYGNDGKHPACDSSYLGRREFSYTLDNDIFVRYNTFNSATELENSIKDKCPLKIDIGPIYNLNPAHRNAYAGDNVLTPVERELIFDIDMSDYDDVRYCCSGADVCLNCWPLMTVAVKVIDTSLRDDFGFRHILWVYSGRRGVHCWVCDRKARRLTNEQRAAVADYFRVYKGNENNYKKVSLMGQVLHPFLARSYTEVLKEYFETKLLTSQNLLSSEERYEKILEMIPDQSIASELRGKWQESRRSSSAKEDINIVRWEQLKQLLQKHKAQGVRRCVEEIVFTYTYPRLDMEVSKHMNHLLKAPFCVHPKTGRVCVPINPNNCEEFDPTTVPTLIQLLEELNREGLRSDVEGEWNKTSLANAIKLFRSSFLQPLLKICKEEMESSYNAKLQQSKNLLSW